Proteins encoded together in one Kutzneria kofuensis window:
- a CDS encoding FMN-binding negative transcriptional regulator — protein MYVPAHFAATDEDVRELLAHHGAADLITSTPDGLVATLLPFVYDASRHALLGHVARNNDQWKQPVLGEALVIVRGPDAYISPSWYASKAEHGRVVPTWNYVTAHVYGTLTVHDDPEWVDDVVRRLTSRHDSTWSVDDAPPAFVAGQLRAIVGVEVAISRVEAKLKLSQNRPSADIDGVVAGLRERGDEASADAVERHRP, from the coding sequence ATGTACGTGCCCGCGCACTTCGCCGCCACCGACGAGGACGTTCGTGAGCTGCTGGCCCATCACGGCGCCGCCGACCTGATCACCTCGACCCCCGACGGTCTCGTCGCCACCCTGCTGCCGTTCGTCTACGACGCTTCGCGGCACGCGTTGCTCGGGCACGTCGCCCGTAACAACGACCAGTGGAAGCAGCCAGTGCTCGGCGAAGCCCTTGTCATCGTGCGTGGGCCCGACGCCTACATCTCGCCCAGCTGGTACGCCAGCAAGGCCGAGCACGGCCGTGTCGTGCCGACGTGGAACTACGTCACCGCACACGTGTACGGGACGCTCACCGTGCACGACGATCCGGAGTGGGTCGACGATGTCGTGCGGCGGCTCACCTCCCGGCACGACAGCACCTGGTCCGTCGACGACGCTCCCCCGGCCTTCGTGGCCGGGCAGCTGCGGGCCATCGTCGGCGTCGAAGTGGCGATCAGTCGGGTGGAGGCCAAGCTCAAGCTGAGTCAGAACCGGCCTTCGGCCGACATCGACGGGGTTGTCGCCGGCCTGCGGGAACGCGGCGACGAGGCCAGTGCCGACGCGGTCGAACGGCATCGCCCCTGA
- a CDS encoding GNAT family N-acetyltransferase, which translates to MLRVQLDRYIAAAATTFNSSTVMGMPAPPPWTIRPATREDGDFLVDMLVEVVNWSPEWKRKSRRRVLSAPGTAQYIADWPRENDLGVVGQVGDERIGTAWLRFFPTAEPGYGFIAADVPELTIGVVARWRGRGVGRALLRAVENEAQVAGIRQVSLSVERKNLAQQLYRAEGYRVVRPGYAGSDVMLKDLVQT; encoded by the coding sequence ATGCTCCGGGTGCAGTTGGACCGATACATCGCAGCGGCCGCGACGACGTTCAACTCCAGTACCGTCATGGGTATGCCCGCACCGCCGCCCTGGACCATCCGTCCGGCGACGCGCGAGGACGGCGACTTTCTGGTCGACATGCTCGTCGAAGTGGTGAACTGGTCGCCGGAATGGAAGCGGAAGAGCCGACGGCGGGTGCTGTCGGCACCGGGCACCGCACAGTACATAGCCGATTGGCCGAGGGAAAACGACCTCGGCGTAGTCGGCCAGGTCGGTGACGAACGGATCGGCACGGCCTGGCTACGGTTCTTCCCCACGGCGGAGCCCGGCTACGGATTCATCGCCGCCGACGTCCCCGAGCTCACGATCGGCGTGGTCGCGCGGTGGCGTGGTCGGGGCGTCGGACGGGCATTGCTGCGGGCCGTCGAAAACGAGGCCCAAGTGGCGGGAATCCGGCAGGTCAGCCTCAGCGTCGAGCGGAAGAACCTCGCGCAGCAGCTGTACCGCGCCGAGGGCTACCGCGTCGTGCGCCCGGGATACGCGGGGTCGGACGTCATGCTCAAGGACCTCGTCCAGACCTGA
- a CDS encoding pirin family protein — protein MPAVTADTLTLPRLPELPAATIEWRPVLKVVTAGKFLEGEGFQVRRPFPSAEMPLADPFLLLDHMGAVEYGPGEAKGAPWHPHRGFETVTYMIDGVFEHQDSTGGGGVITDGSTQWMTAGAGVLHSELPSQELIAKGGLFHGVQLWVNLPRAAKWTPPRYQDIGARDAALVSSTDGGALVRVIAGDLDGHHGPGDTYTPIIYLHATVAAGAQLDMRWPTNFNAMVYVLSGRGTVGREGRPIEEGQLADFGYGEAVTLRAADTQPQAAANAMDVLVLGGRPIREPVARYGPFVMNTKEEIYQAMDDFQAGRLATVQPQHLAHRSSADTDL, from the coding sequence ATGCCTGCCGTCACCGCCGACACGCTGACCCTGCCGCGGCTGCCCGAGCTGCCCGCCGCCACCATCGAGTGGCGACCGGTGCTGAAGGTTGTCACCGCCGGCAAGTTCCTGGAGGGCGAGGGCTTCCAGGTCCGCCGGCCCTTCCCCAGCGCCGAGATGCCGCTGGCCGACCCGTTCCTGCTGCTCGACCACATGGGGGCCGTCGAGTACGGCCCCGGCGAGGCCAAGGGCGCGCCGTGGCATCCGCACCGGGGATTCGAGACCGTCACGTACATGATCGACGGTGTCTTCGAGCACCAGGACTCCACCGGTGGCGGCGGCGTGATCACCGACGGCTCCACGCAGTGGATGACGGCCGGCGCCGGCGTGCTGCACAGCGAGCTGCCGTCCCAGGAGCTCATCGCCAAGGGCGGGCTGTTCCACGGCGTGCAGCTGTGGGTCAACCTGCCCCGCGCCGCCAAGTGGACCCCGCCCCGGTACCAGGACATCGGCGCCCGCGACGCCGCCCTCGTCTCCAGCACCGACGGCGGGGCGCTCGTGCGGGTCATCGCCGGCGACCTCGACGGGCACCATGGCCCCGGCGACACCTACACACCGATCATCTACCTGCACGCCACCGTCGCCGCCGGCGCGCAGCTCGACATGCGCTGGCCCACCAACTTCAACGCCATGGTCTACGTCCTGTCCGGCCGTGGCACCGTCGGCCGCGAAGGCCGGCCCATCGAAGAGGGGCAGCTCGCCGACTTCGGCTACGGCGAGGCCGTCACCCTCCGTGCCGCCGACACCCAGCCCCAGGCCGCCGCCAACGCCATGGACGTCCTCGTCCTCGGCGGCCGTCCCATCCGCGAGCCCGTCGCCCGCTACGGGCCGTTCGTGATGAACACCAAGGAAGAGATCTACCAGGCCATGGACGACTTCCAGGCCGGCCGGCTGGCGACCGTGCAGCCCCAGCACCTCGCGCACCGCAGCTCCGCCGACACCGATCTCTGA
- a CDS encoding sirohydrochlorin chelatase, whose protein sequence is MTLVLAAHGTRDPAGAVAVEQIAAAVRLRLPGVDVEVAYVDVRSPSLTEVLRSVVGPAVVVPAFLAAGYHVRVDVPQQILLSGCPSVTVTPALGPDDLVLDAVYDRLVAAGWGYGTPVVLAAAGSSDTRAVADVHRAARRLSVLTRSAVQVGFITSARPSVPEAVASCRGRVAIASWLLAPGLFHQRLADMGADLVSEPIGAHPRVVELVVRRALAAGIVDRSIMLVGQ, encoded by the coding sequence ATGACGCTGGTGCTAGCCGCTCACGGCACCCGAGACCCGGCCGGCGCCGTCGCCGTCGAACAGATCGCCGCCGCCGTGCGGCTCCGGTTGCCCGGGGTGGACGTCGAGGTCGCCTACGTCGACGTCCGCTCCCCGTCCCTGACCGAGGTGCTCCGGTCGGTTGTCGGGCCCGCCGTCGTCGTGCCCGCCTTCCTCGCCGCCGGCTACCACGTGCGGGTCGACGTGCCCCAGCAGATCCTCCTGTCCGGCTGCCCGTCGGTCACCGTCACCCCGGCTTTGGGGCCCGATGACCTGGTGCTCGACGCCGTGTACGACCGTCTCGTCGCCGCCGGCTGGGGGTACGGCACCCCGGTGGTTCTGGCCGCCGCCGGCTCGTCGGATACCCGGGCCGTCGCCGACGTCCACCGCGCGGCGCGCCGGCTGTCGGTGCTGACCCGCTCGGCGGTGCAGGTCGGTTTCATCACCTCCGCCCGGCCCTCGGTGCCGGAAGCGGTGGCTTCGTGCCGAGGCCGGGTCGCCATCGCGTCGTGGCTGCTCGCGCCCGGTCTCTTCCACCAGCGGCTCGCCGACATGGGAGCTGACCTGGTGTCCGAGCCCATCGGCGCGCACCCTCGCGTGGTCGAGCTGGTGGTCCGCCGCGCCCTGGCCGCCGGAATAGTTGACCGCTCAATCATGTTGGTGGGACAGTAG
- a CDS encoding uroporphyrinogen-III synthase, with product MTEVDPLAGYTIGVTAARRADELAALLVRRGASVQHAPAIRIVPLLDDAQLRASTEQLMTGPVDVAVITTAIGFRGWIEAADGWGLGEDLLKHLEGAEVLARGPKVRGAVRAAGLSETWAPESESNAELLAYLLDRGVAGKRVVVQLHGEPLPDFVNALRDAGADVTEVSVYRWTAPADTNPLDRLLDAIVGRQVDALAFTSAPAVASTLARAKATGRREAVVSALRDDILVACVGKICAGPFAPYGVPCLIPDRARIGALARSIAVELPARAQRIRFATAEVQVRGQAVVIDGDLRPIAPAPMAVLRALAEQPGHVVSRQRLMSVLQRDNTPVQEHAVETAIGRLRTALGQPKLVQTVVKRGYRLALEA from the coding sequence GTGACTGAGGTCGACCCGCTCGCCGGTTACACCATTGGCGTCACCGCCGCGAGACGGGCCGACGAACTGGCCGCGCTGCTGGTCCGGCGCGGCGCGTCCGTGCAGCACGCGCCGGCGATCCGGATCGTGCCGCTGCTGGACGACGCGCAGCTGCGGGCCAGCACCGAGCAGCTGATGACCGGGCCGGTGGACGTCGCCGTGATCACCACCGCGATCGGCTTCCGCGGCTGGATCGAGGCCGCCGACGGATGGGGGCTCGGCGAGGACCTGCTCAAGCACCTCGAAGGCGCCGAGGTGCTGGCGCGGGGGCCCAAGGTCCGCGGCGCCGTGCGGGCCGCCGGGCTGAGCGAGACGTGGGCGCCGGAGTCGGAGAGCAACGCCGAGCTGCTGGCGTACCTGCTGGACCGGGGCGTTGCCGGCAAGCGGGTCGTGGTGCAGCTGCACGGCGAGCCGCTGCCCGACTTCGTGAACGCCCTGCGTGACGCCGGCGCCGACGTGACCGAGGTGTCCGTCTACCGGTGGACCGCGCCCGCCGACACCAACCCGTTGGATCGGCTGCTGGACGCCATCGTCGGCCGTCAGGTCGACGCCCTGGCCTTCACCAGCGCGCCCGCGGTGGCCTCGACGCTGGCCCGGGCCAAGGCCACCGGCCGGCGCGAGGCCGTCGTCTCCGCACTGCGCGACGACATTCTCGTTGCGTGCGTGGGGAAGATCTGCGCCGGGCCGTTCGCTCCGTACGGCGTGCCGTGCCTCATTCCCGACCGCGCCCGCATCGGAGCCCTGGCCCGGTCCATCGCCGTCGAGCTGCCGGCCCGGGCGCAGCGGATTCGGTTCGCCACGGCCGAAGTCCAGGTGCGGGGGCAGGCCGTTGTCATCGACGGCGACCTGCGGCCCATCGCGCCGGCCCCCATGGCCGTGCTGCGCGCGCTGGCCGAGCAGCCCGGCCACGTCGTGTCCCGGCAGCGGCTGATGTCCGTGCTGCAGCGGGACAACACGCCCGTGCAGGAGCACGCCGTCGAGACCGCCATCGGCCGGCTGCGGACTGCGCTCGGGCAGCCCAAGCTCGTGCAGACCGTGGTGAAACGCGGTTACCGGTTGGCCCTGGAGGCTTGA
- the nirD gene encoding nitrite reductase small subunit NirD — protein sequence MTAVQERTWTTVCRLEELLPGRGVAALLPDGEQVAVFRTHDGLHVLSNHDPFSCAAVLSRGIVGDRGGVPVVVSPVYKQAFELATGRCVDDAAVAVATYPVEVWDGYVRVGSP from the coding sequence ATGACCGCCGTACAGGAACGCACCTGGACCACCGTGTGCCGCCTGGAGGAGCTGCTGCCCGGGCGCGGCGTGGCCGCGCTGCTGCCCGATGGCGAGCAGGTCGCGGTGTTCCGCACCCACGACGGCCTCCACGTATTGTCCAACCATGACCCGTTCAGCTGTGCCGCGGTGCTCTCCCGGGGCATCGTCGGGGACCGGGGCGGTGTTCCGGTCGTCGTCTCGCCCGTCTACAAGCAGGCGTTCGAGCTGGCCACCGGCCGCTGTGTCGACGATGCCGCCGTCGCCGTCGCGACTTACCCGGTCGAGGTGTGGGACGGGTACGTCCGGGTGGGCTCACCGTGA
- the nirB gene encoding nitrite reductase large subunit NirB gives MTRTLVVIGNGMVGHHLVRTLTERGGDWRIVVLAEEPRPAYDRVALSSYVDGWDADKLSLPPVDVETRLGDKVVEIDRAARKVVTEQGFVQDYDALVLATGSYPFVPPVPGHDRANCYVYRTIEDLDAIRAHGGVNGVVIGGGLLGLEAANALRLMGVRPQVVELAPRLMPLQVDEGGGALLRREVLRLGLDVHCGVSVASVEDDRVVLSDGSELPADIVVFSAGVRPQDELARRFGLEIGERGGIVVDAGCRTSDESIYAIGECACIDGRVYGLVAPGYAMAEVVADRLSGGSKEFPGADTSTKLKLLGVDVASFGDAHATSPGALEVVHNDPVSGSYKKIVVSDDAGTLLGGVLVGDASAYATLRAFVGRPLPADPGSLIAPAAATNTALPDDAQVCSCHAVTKADIVAAIGTGCADVPSLKACTKAGTGCGSCVPTLKQLLTSCGVEQSKALCEHFTQSRAELFEIIRATGIRTFSRLVAEHGSGSGCDLCKPAVASILASLNSGHVLEGEQAALQDTNDHFLANLQRNGTYSVVPRIPGGEITPQKLMVIAEVAQDFGLYTKITGGQRIDLFGATVDQLPLIWRRLVDAGFESGHAYGKALRTVKSCVGSTWCRYGVQDSVGLAIELELRYRGLRSPHKLKAGVSGCARECAEARGKDFGVIATEQGWNLYVGGNGGFTPRHADLLVSDVDTETLIRMIDRFVMFYVRTADRLQRTSAWIEAMEGGLDHLRDVIVEDSLGICADLEAAMADHVRDYADEWRGVLEDPVKLARFSSFVNAPGVPDPTISFREERGQRVPVQLGIPEVMAR, from the coding sequence ATGACGCGGACACTGGTCGTGATCGGCAACGGGATGGTCGGGCACCACCTCGTGCGCACGCTCACCGAGCGCGGCGGCGACTGGCGGATCGTCGTGCTGGCCGAGGAGCCGCGTCCGGCCTACGACCGGGTGGCGCTGTCCTCGTACGTGGACGGCTGGGACGCCGACAAGCTGTCGCTCCCGCCGGTGGACGTGGAGACCCGGCTGGGTGACAAGGTCGTCGAGATCGACCGCGCGGCCCGGAAAGTGGTGACCGAGCAGGGTTTCGTGCAGGACTACGACGCCCTGGTGCTGGCCACCGGCTCGTATCCGTTCGTGCCGCCGGTGCCCGGGCATGACCGCGCCAACTGCTATGTCTACCGCACCATCGAGGACCTGGACGCGATTCGTGCCCACGGGGGCGTGAACGGCGTCGTGATCGGCGGCGGCCTGCTCGGGCTCGAAGCCGCGAACGCGTTACGGCTCATGGGCGTTCGCCCCCAGGTCGTCGAGCTGGCGCCCCGGCTGATGCCGTTGCAGGTCGACGAGGGCGGCGGTGCGCTGCTGCGCCGGGAAGTGCTCCGGCTCGGCCTCGACGTCCACTGTGGAGTGTCGGTCGCGTCGGTCGAGGACGATCGCGTCGTGCTGTCCGACGGCAGCGAACTTCCCGCCGACATCGTGGTCTTCTCCGCCGGTGTGCGGCCCCAGGACGAACTCGCCCGCCGGTTCGGGCTGGAGATCGGCGAGCGCGGCGGCATCGTCGTCGACGCGGGCTGCCGCACCTCGGACGAGTCGATCTACGCCATCGGTGAGTGCGCCTGCATCGACGGCCGTGTGTACGGCCTGGTCGCCCCCGGCTACGCGATGGCCGAGGTCGTCGCGGACCGGCTTTCCGGCGGCAGCAAGGAGTTCCCCGGTGCGGACACCTCGACCAAGCTGAAGCTTCTCGGCGTCGACGTGGCCAGCTTCGGCGACGCGCACGCCACCTCGCCGGGCGCCCTCGAGGTCGTGCACAACGACCCGGTCTCCGGCTCGTACAAGAAGATCGTGGTCTCCGACGACGCTGGCACGCTGCTCGGCGGCGTCCTGGTCGGCGACGCCAGCGCGTACGCCACGCTGCGCGCCTTCGTCGGCCGCCCGCTGCCGGCCGACCCCGGCTCGCTGATCGCCCCGGCCGCCGCCACCAACACCGCGCTGCCCGACGACGCCCAGGTCTGCTCCTGCCACGCCGTCACCAAGGCGGACATCGTCGCGGCCATCGGGACCGGGTGCGCCGACGTTCCGTCCCTGAAGGCGTGCACCAAGGCCGGCACCGGCTGCGGTTCCTGCGTGCCGACGCTCAAGCAGCTGCTCACCAGTTGCGGCGTCGAGCAGTCCAAGGCGCTGTGCGAGCACTTCACCCAGTCCCGCGCCGAGCTGTTCGAGATCATCCGGGCGACCGGCATCCGCACCTTCAGCCGGCTGGTCGCCGAGCACGGCAGCGGCAGCGGCTGCGACCTGTGCAAGCCGGCCGTCGCGTCCATCCTGGCCTCGCTGAACAGCGGGCACGTGCTGGAGGGCGAGCAGGCCGCGCTGCAGGACACCAACGACCACTTCCTGGCCAACCTGCAGCGCAACGGCACCTACTCGGTGGTGCCGCGCATCCCCGGCGGCGAGATCACCCCGCAGAAGCTGATGGTGATCGCCGAGGTGGCGCAGGACTTCGGGCTGTACACGAAGATCACCGGCGGGCAGCGCATCGACCTGTTCGGCGCGACCGTGGACCAGTTGCCGCTGATCTGGCGCCGGCTCGTCGACGCCGGCTTCGAGTCCGGCCACGCGTACGGAAAGGCCCTGCGCACGGTCAAGTCCTGCGTCGGCAGCACCTGGTGCCGCTACGGCGTGCAGGACTCCGTCGGCCTGGCCATCGAGCTGGAGCTGCGCTACCGCGGGCTGCGGTCGCCGCACAAGCTCAAGGCCGGCGTCTCCGGCTGCGCCCGGGAGTGCGCCGAGGCGCGCGGCAAGGACTTCGGCGTGATCGCCACCGAACAAGGCTGGAACCTGTACGTGGGCGGCAACGGCGGCTTCACGCCTCGGCACGCCGACCTGCTGGTGTCCGATGTGGACACCGAGACCCTGATTCGGATGATCGACCGGTTCGTCATGTTCTACGTCCGCACCGCGGACCGACTGCAGCGCACGTCCGCGTGGATCGAGGCCATGGAGGGCGGCCTCGACCACCTGCGGGACGTGATCGTCGAGGACAGCCTCGGCATCTGCGCCGACCTCGAGGCCGCCATGGCCGACCACGTGCGCGACTACGCGGACGAGTGGCGTGGCGTCCTGGAGGACCCGGTCAAGCTGGCGCGGTTCAGCTCCTTCGTGAACGCGCCGGGAGTGCCCGATCCGACGATCTCGTTCCGCGAGGAGCGCGGCCAGCGCGTCCCCGTTCAGCTGGGTATTCCGGAGGTGATGGCCCGATGA
- a CDS encoding TIGR02569 family protein, which translates to MTTSPQPPPPHVCAAFGARGSEPELIDGGPVWRCGDAAIRPAPNPAEAAWVAQTLDGLAVDNLRLGRPLRSTDGRWVVGGWSATRYLSGRAEPRHDEVVAVSVRLHGATDTLPRPRFLDARKDVFATADRAAWGEELVDLDHDKGGRLFELVTASRVPIGLKSQVVHGDLFGNVLFDGGAAPALIDFSPFWRPPEWAAAVIVVDALAWGGADQGILKRWAHLAEWPQALVRALLFRLAVHALHPRSTTQSLRGLERATTQILDIV; encoded by the coding sequence GTGACGACCTCCCCCCAGCCTCCGCCGCCACACGTGTGTGCGGCGTTCGGTGCTCGGGGCAGCGAGCCGGAGCTGATCGACGGCGGACCGGTGTGGCGCTGCGGCGACGCGGCGATCCGTCCGGCGCCCAACCCGGCGGAGGCGGCCTGGGTGGCGCAGACGCTGGACGGGCTGGCCGTGGACAACCTCCGGCTGGGCCGCCCGCTGCGTTCGACGGACGGCCGCTGGGTCGTCGGCGGCTGGTCCGCCACCCGTTACCTGTCCGGCCGCGCGGAGCCCCGCCACGACGAGGTCGTCGCGGTGTCGGTACGCCTGCACGGCGCCACGGACACGCTCCCGCGGCCGCGTTTCCTGGACGCCCGCAAGGACGTCTTCGCCACCGCCGACCGGGCGGCCTGGGGCGAGGAGCTCGTGGACCTGGACCACGACAAGGGCGGCCGGCTGTTCGAGCTGGTGACCGCCTCCCGGGTGCCGATCGGGCTGAAGTCCCAGGTGGTGCACGGCGACCTGTTCGGCAACGTGCTGTTCGACGGCGGCGCGGCGCCGGCATTGATCGACTTCTCGCCGTTCTGGCGGCCGCCGGAGTGGGCGGCCGCGGTGATCGTGGTGGACGCGCTGGCCTGGGGCGGCGCCGACCAGGGCATTCTCAAGCGCTGGGCGCACCTGGCCGAGTGGCCGCAGGCGCTGGTGCGGGCCCTGCTGTTCCGGCTGGCCGTGCACGCTCTGCACCCGCGTTCGACCACGCAGTCGCTGCGCGGCCTGGAGCGGGCGACGACCCAGATCCTCGACATCGTGTGA